In Acidobacteriota bacterium, one DNA window encodes the following:
- a CDS encoding response regulator, producing the protein MPSTILIADDEPAFREYMATLLRTQGFRVVAAANGVEALKEFASVQPA; encoded by the coding sequence ATGCCGTCCACGATTCTGATTGCCGATGACGAGCCCGCCTTCCGCGAATATATGGCGACCCTGCTGCGCACGCAGGGCTTTCGCGTGGTAGCGGCCGCTAATGGAGTCGAGGCGCTGAAGGAATTCGCCTCCGTACAACCGGCCTGA
- a CDS encoding rRNA methyltransferase, giving the protein MQLPPALRAALENEAARFRLAELSAAHARLSESYRNGIPLQRLSDAERMAYALARMPATYAAGRAVLEEVARVFLPALSRHPEKSAASAITTILDLGAGTGALAWAAAECIPTLRQMTLLESDAGMIALGRTLAASLSQGAPLAAIREAEWVQADMASEMAGAQFTPHDLVALSYSLGELPADAASRVLEQAWNAARRLLIIIEPGTPAGFARVREWRTKLLGMGAHMVAPCPHARECPLTEVKSETKIETKAGNDWCHFAQRVERTALHRRLKGGQLGHEDEKFSYIAFSKVPVALPEARIIRHPHVAPGVIKLNLCAVEGLRGAVITKRDRPAFRRARHAKWGEAWDEAGGAEIQTEPRPSGSGGSLGE; this is encoded by the coding sequence ATGCAGCTACCTCCGGCATTGCGCGCCGCGCTCGAAAACGAAGCGGCACGATTCAGGCTCGCCGAACTTTCGGCGGCGCACGCGCGCCTTTCGGAGAGTTACCGCAACGGAATCCCACTGCAACGATTGTCTGACGCCGAGCGCATGGCCTACGCTCTGGCTCGGATGCCTGCAACGTATGCGGCGGGCAGGGCCGTCCTCGAAGAAGTTGCTAGAGTGTTTTTGCCGGCTCTGTCACGCCATCCCGAAAAAAGCGCCGCGTCGGCTATCACCACCATACTGGACCTGGGCGCGGGGACGGGCGCGCTGGCCTGGGCGGCGGCGGAGTGCATTCCGACACTGCGCCAGATGACGCTGCTGGAGTCGGACGCCGGAATGATTGCGCTGGGCAGGACGCTTGCGGCGTCATTGTCCCAAGGAGCGCCCCTGGCAGCGATTCGTGAGGCGGAGTGGGTGCAGGCCGACATGGCATCTGAGATGGCAGGGGCGCAGTTCACGCCGCACGATCTGGTGGCGCTGTCTTACTCGCTGGGCGAGTTGCCCGCCGATGCCGCGTCGCGCGTATTGGAGCAGGCTTGGAACGCCGCGCGCCGCTTGCTGATTATCATCGAGCCGGGGACGCCCGCGGGATTTGCGCGCGTGCGCGAGTGGCGAACGAAGTTGCTTGGAATGGGGGCGCACATGGTGGCTCCCTGTCCGCACGCGCGCGAGTGTCCCCTGACAGAGGTAAAGTCAGAGACCAAGATCGAGACCAAGGCGGGAAATGACTGGTGCCACTTCGCGCAGCGCGTCGAGCGGACGGCGTTGCATCGCCGCCTCAAGGGCGGGCAGCTTGGGCACGAAGACGAGAAGTTTTCCTACATTGCTTTCAGTAAAGTTCCAGTCGCCTTGCCGGAGGCCCGGATCATACGCCATCCACACGTGGCGCCCGGTGTAATCAAACTGAATCTGTGCGCGGTGGAGGGGCTGCGCGGGGCGGTGATCACCAAGCGCGACCGACCAGCATTTCGCCGCGCGCGTCATGCCAAATGGGGTGAGGCCTGGGACGAGGCGGGAGGGGCCGAGATCCAAACAGAGCCGCGACCGTCAGGGAGCGGTGGTTCGCTCGGCGAGTGA
- a CDS encoding DUF4159 domain-containing protein: MNDRRPPPRHRPRNLPRLLAAGLIICMVAAIASSQNGGRRRGMDPSQPRNRAPSANERFPEAEFHMGRMIYSTRGGAGSRGYINPWWAVDYPMAEEHFTIAVNRLTNISSFGDSRHVELTDPRLFDYPFLFLQQPGQGNWRPTDEDAERLREYLFRGGFMLVDDFHGEYEWAVFEAAMQKVLPGLPIVDIPDDDPMMHVFYDLSDRKQLPGLRHLRMGRDGQIAVRMEGPVAWRGIYDDAGRLVVAMNFNMDMGDSWEHADDPYYPAEMTGQAYRLGINYLIYAMTH; the protein is encoded by the coding sequence ATGAATGATCGCAGACCACCTCCGAGACACCGCCCGCGCAACTTGCCACGCCTGCTTGCGGCGGGCCTGATCATTTGCATGGTCGCGGCCATTGCCAGCAGCCAGAATGGCGGTCGCCGGCGCGGCATGGACCCCAGTCAACCGCGGAACCGCGCTCCCAGCGCTAACGAACGATTCCCTGAAGCCGAGTTTCACATGGGCCGCATGATCTACTCGACGCGCGGCGGCGCCGGATCGCGCGGCTACATCAATCCGTGGTGGGCAGTGGATTATCCGATGGCCGAGGAACACTTCACGATTGCGGTGAACCGCCTGACGAACATCTCGTCTTTTGGTGACAGCCGCCACGTGGAGCTTACGGACCCGCGCCTGTTCGACTATCCATTTCTATTTCTGCAGCAGCCTGGACAGGGCAACTGGCGTCCCACCGACGAGGATGCCGAGCGTCTGCGCGAATATCTGTTTCGCGGCGGCTTCATGCTGGTGGATGATTTTCACGGCGAGTACGAGTGGGCCGTCTTCGAAGCCGCGATGCAGAAAGTTTTGCCCGGCCTGCCCATTGTCGATATCCCCGATGACGACCCCATGATGCACGTCTTCTACGACCTGAGCGACCGTAAGCAACTCCCCGGTCTGCGCCATCTGCGCATGGGCCGCGACGGTCAGATTGCCGTGCGCATGGAAGGCCCCGTGGCCTGGCGCGGCATCTACGACGACGCCGGCCGCCTGGTGGTGGCCATGAACTTCAACATGGATATGGGCGACTCCTGGGAACACGCCGACGACCCGTACTATCCCGCCGAGATGACCGGCCAAGCCTACCGCCTCGGCATCAACTACCTCATCTACGCCATGACCCATTAG
- the tadA gene encoding tRNA adenosine(34) deaminase TadA: MRNSPAKIPTARDRDEFYMRLALEQARRAAVGGEVPVGAIVIMTTKLGDEIIGRGRNRPIGAGDPTAHAEIVALRAAARRAGNYRLPGATLYVSVEPCAMCAGALVQARITRLVYGCDDPKAGGVRSLYRIADEARLNHRIAISRGVLAEECAELLRQFFKVRRKSGKGISAQETKSPGLRLTGL, translated from the coding sequence ATGAGAAACTCACCGGCAAAAATTCCCACTGCGCGCGATCGCGATGAGTTCTACATGCGCCTGGCGCTGGAGCAGGCCCGCCGTGCCGCCGTCGGGGGCGAAGTGCCGGTGGGCGCGATCGTCATCATGACGACAAAGCTTGGCGACGAAATCATTGGGCGCGGGCGCAACCGGCCTATCGGCGCGGGCGACCCCACGGCTCACGCTGAAATCGTCGCGCTGCGCGCGGCGGCGCGCCGCGCAGGCAACTATCGTCTGCCGGGCGCCACGCTCTACGTAAGCGTCGAGCCTTGCGCGATGTGCGCCGGGGCGCTGGTGCAGGCGCGGATCACGCGGCTGGTCTATGGCTGCGATGACCCCAAAGCGGGCGGGGTTCGCTCGCTTTATCGCATCGCCGACGAAGCGCGTCTGAACCACCGCATCGCGATCTCCCGTGGCGTGCTGGCCGAAGAGTGCGCCGAGCTGCTGCGCCAGTTCTTCAAAGTGCGGCGCAAAAGCGGCAAGGGAATTTCGGCGCAGGAGACGAAAAGTCCGGGGCTGCGGTTGACAGGCTTGTAG
- a CDS encoding NADH-quinone oxidoreductase subunit I translates to MATSGGVAGFLKKLFLVEIFQGMAVTMKYNLALARPGKPKDLYTEEYPRERPAVAERYRGAPRLNINPDTAETLCIGCNLCALACPERLIVVTTARDETTNKKVLTTFTYDTSRCMFCGLCEDACPVEALELSQDFELASYTRDGAIWDRQMLEEGPRPTRYTQ, encoded by the coding sequence ATGGCCACGAGCGGCGGAGTTGCAGGTTTCCTGAAGAAGCTATTCCTGGTGGAGATTTTCCAGGGCATGGCCGTGACCATGAAGTACAATCTCGCGCTCGCTCGCCCTGGCAAGCCCAAGGATCTCTACACCGAGGAGTACCCCAGGGAACGTCCCGCGGTGGCGGAACGGTATCGCGGCGCGCCGCGGCTGAACATCAATCCGGATACCGCCGAGACGCTCTGCATCGGCTGCAACCTCTGTGCGCTGGCCTGCCCCGAGCGCTTGATCGTGGTTACCACGGCACGCGACGAGACCACTAACAAGAAAGTCCTCACGACATTTACCTACGACACTTCGCGCTGTATGTTCTGCGGACTGTGCGAAGACGCCTGCCCGGTGGAGGCGCTGGAACTTTCACAGGACTTCGAGCTGGCCAGCTACACGCGCGACGGCGCCATCTGGGACCGCCAGATGCTCGAAGAAGGCCCCCGGCCAACGCGCTACACTCAGTAA
- a CDS encoding PilZ domain-containing protein yields the protein MAEEKKFQEKRRVPRLHVTFPVVVNWGRKQFRWLAREFSEYGILLNGSNKDMVGQDLKLEIGFEPDSKPLEVTGIVAYSTDTGVGVRFKNVPLEVQQSLKHYVKQHGIGINRK from the coding sequence ATGGCTGAAGAGAAAAAATTTCAGGAAAAGCGCCGCGTTCCGCGCTTGCACGTCACCTTTCCAGTGGTGGTGAACTGGGGCCGCAAGCAGTTTCGCTGGCTGGCGCGCGAATTCAGCGAGTACGGAATCCTGCTGAACGGCTCAAATAAGGATATGGTGGGCCAAGACTTGAAACTCGAGATCGGGTTTGAGCCGGACAGCAAGCCACTGGAAGTCACTGGCATCGTCGCCTATTCCACCGATACCGGCGTAGGCGTGCGCTTTAAGAATGTGCCGTTGGAAGTGCAGCAGTCCCTCAAGCATTACGTGAAACAGCACGGCATCGGCATCAACCGCAAGTAG
- a CDS encoding adenylate/guanylate cyclase domain-containing protein — translation MGESMERKNIQPGERKNIPPDLDGPAPVHMPAPARASLGTPTALPRRSKNWQRGALSAAVIALATAAAWGLSATSALRQLELKIHDQTVIWAGESAPPDNIVIVTMDPATEKAIPAPRILWHPQYAALMRAIGRGGAQAAAFDIFLAISVEPWAPDYDRQIAEAFSEVAMTTPFVMAFDTADGVPDHLPLYLLANTMQLTGFANFTLDADGFVRRQQLISNDGTIESLAARLAAAATGESWNAADYASGAAPALQLGERVVPVDGDRAVAISYYGPAKHFKRVSMIEVLRAAEKQDEKALRGMFEGKVVLVGTIESSDTHPTPFYRAGDSPQLTPGVEIHANVLAALLESRFLRGTPSWATLLLMLLAATAAAGIARWCGSHRNLVTSAAALVLLAAGYLLLSAQVLKTGLVLPKVPVLLALALSSGAAYAASSLTEGRQRKLLQEVFGRYVNEDVARELLEFGDIPLGGNRQQITVMFTDLRNYTSYSEGRDPHQLVEELNEYFGGMSAEVKAHGGMINKFIGDGIMAIWGAPVEHVDDARRAVACGLGMVERNRIMNERRATQQQEPLRVGIGVHTGIVMVGHIGAPEKMEYTAMGDTVNRAARIESENKGFGTQLLISETTYHLVADMITAKCVGKADMKGVAESVTLYEVTGLR, via the coding sequence ATGGGCGAGTCAATGGAACGGAAAAACATACAGCCCGGGGAACGGAAAAACATACCGCCAGATTTAGATGGTCCCGCGCCTGTTCATATGCCCGCCCCCGCTCGTGCATCCCTGGGAACTCCTACGGCACTGCCCCGGCGCTCCAAGAACTGGCAACGAGGGGCGTTGAGCGCCGCCGTCATTGCGCTGGCCACCGCCGCCGCATGGGGACTCAGCGCCACCAGCGCGCTGCGTCAACTGGAGCTGAAGATTCACGATCAGACGGTGATCTGGGCTGGTGAGAGCGCCCCACCGGACAACATCGTCATTGTCACCATGGACCCCGCGACCGAAAAAGCCATTCCTGCCCCGCGCATCCTGTGGCACCCGCAATATGCAGCGCTGATGCGCGCCATCGGGCGAGGTGGAGCCCAGGCTGCTGCGTTCGATATTTTCCTGGCCATCTCCGTCGAACCCTGGGCACCGGACTACGACCGTCAAATCGCCGAAGCCTTTTCTGAAGTGGCCATGACCACTCCCTTCGTGATGGCTTTTGATACAGCGGATGGCGTGCCCGACCATTTGCCTCTCTACCTGCTGGCCAACACCATGCAACTCACCGGATTCGCCAACTTTACGCTCGATGCCGATGGCTTCGTCCGCCGCCAGCAGTTAATCAGCAATGATGGCACAATCGAATCGCTGGCCGCGCGCCTGGCCGCTGCGGCGACGGGCGAGTCCTGGAACGCCGCGGATTACGCGAGCGGGGCGGCACCGGCGTTGCAGCTCGGCGAGCGCGTGGTGCCGGTGGATGGCGACCGCGCCGTGGCGATTTCATACTATGGCCCCGCAAAGCACTTCAAACGAGTGTCGATGATCGAGGTATTGCGCGCCGCGGAAAAGCAGGACGAGAAAGCGCTACGCGGAATGTTTGAAGGCAAAGTGGTTCTGGTAGGCACGATCGAATCATCCGACACGCACCCCACGCCGTTTTATCGCGCCGGCGACTCGCCGCAACTGACACCCGGAGTGGAGATACACGCGAATGTATTGGCCGCGCTTCTGGAGAGCCGCTTCCTGCGCGGCACGCCGAGTTGGGCGACTCTTCTGCTGATGCTGCTGGCGGCCACCGCGGCAGCAGGCATTGCTCGCTGGTGCGGCTCGCATCGCAACCTGGTCACCAGCGCCGCGGCCCTGGTGCTACTGGCGGCTGGATATCTTCTGCTCTCCGCCCAAGTGCTGAAAACCGGATTGGTGCTGCCGAAAGTTCCGGTGCTACTGGCGCTGGCGCTTTCATCGGGAGCTGCATACGCAGCTTCCTCGCTGACTGAAGGCCGCCAGCGGAAGCTGCTGCAGGAAGTCTTTGGCCGTTATGTCAACGAAGACGTCGCGCGCGAGTTGCTGGAGTTCGGCGACATCCCTCTCGGCGGCAACCGCCAGCAGATCACGGTGATGTTCACCGACCTGCGCAACTACACCAGCTACAGCGAAGGCCGCGACCCGCATCAACTGGTGGAAGAGTTAAATGAGTATTTCGGGGGCATGTCGGCGGAGGTCAAGGCCCACGGCGGCATGATTAACAAGTTTATCGGCGACGGCATCATGGCCATATGGGGCGCGCCGGTGGAGCACGTTGACGATGCGCGGCGCGCCGTGGCCTGCGGACTGGGCATGGTCGAGCGCAACCGGATCATGAATGAGCGCCGCGCCACGCAGCAGCAGGAGCCGCTTCGCGTGGGCATCGGAGTCCACACCGGCATCGTGATGGTGGGCCACATCGGCGCGCCCGAGAAGATGGAGTACACCGCCATGGGCGACACCGTGAATCGCGCGGCGCGCATTGAAAGCGAGAACAAGGGTTTCGGGACGCAACTGCTGATCAGCGAGACCACCTATCATCTGGTCGCCGATATGATTACGGCGAAGTGTGTCGGCAAGGCCGACATGAAGGGCGTCGCGGAATCGGTCACTCTTTATGAAGTAACGGGATTAAGATAG
- a CDS encoding VWA domain-containing protein yields MRIPVKFDGASLLFLVSFILMSFGAGLHPGQSQAPAPIAIQNLPPAAPQSAESAQAPPAEEEAAPPMFEVEVQVVTVPVTVTDRDGNFVTDLNPTDFRILDNGKQQRIENFELSFDPLSMVVVVQTSGRVAKALEEIKRSGILFTQLILGETGEAAIITFDREVRLAQDFTSDPEKIESTLKNIKAGTDEVHLSDAVSRALTILQRRGKGRRKVAVVISEARDTGSSATAGFVLRGAQQMGISVYTVSLDSVRGMIDRTKSEGPAAAYPAGVIWRPGPANAPPTPDTQIPIGTANLNILPLIEELVTYTKNLLGGNHMKFYATGSGAADFSSNNMESLENAITRIGQELRDQYMLTYRPNNLDKPSFHHILVQAARPGEKLNVRTRPGYMYTRGGKGAAAPPPPSNVR; encoded by the coding sequence ATGCGCATCCCGGTGAAGTTCGACGGGGCTTCCTTGCTTTTCCTGGTCTCATTTATCTTGATGAGCTTTGGCGCAGGACTGCATCCGGGCCAATCTCAGGCACCAGCGCCCATCGCCATACAGAATCTTCCACCCGCCGCGCCGCAAAGCGCGGAGTCCGCTCAGGCGCCTCCGGCCGAAGAAGAAGCCGCGCCGCCGATGTTTGAAGTGGAGGTGCAGGTGGTTACCGTCCCGGTTACGGTTACCGACCGCGACGGCAATTTCGTCACCGACCTGAATCCCACCGACTTCCGCATCCTGGACAACGGCAAGCAACAGCGCATCGAAAATTTCGAGTTGAGCTTCGACCCGCTATCGATGGTGGTGGTGGTGCAGACCAGCGGGCGCGTCGCAAAGGCGCTCGAGGAGATCAAGAGATCCGGCATTCTCTTTACGCAATTGATCCTCGGCGAAACGGGCGAGGCCGCCATCATTACGTTTGATCGCGAGGTGCGCCTCGCGCAGGACTTCACCTCCGACCCCGAGAAGATTGAGTCCACGCTAAAAAACATAAAGGCCGGTACGGACGAAGTCCACCTCAGCGACGCCGTGAGCCGCGCGCTGACCATACTGCAACGGCGCGGCAAAGGCCGCCGCAAAGTGGCCGTGGTCATCTCCGAGGCCCGCGACACAGGCTCCAGCGCCACGGCCGGGTTCGTGCTGCGTGGCGCGCAGCAGATGGGCATCAGCGTCTACACCGTTTCGCTCGACTCGGTTCGCGGCATGATCGATCGCACCAAGAGCGAAGGCCCGGCCGCCGCTTATCCTGCCGGAGTGATCTGGCGGCCCGGCCCAGCCAATGCGCCGCCCACGCCGGATACCCAGATCCCCATCGGCACGGCGAACCTCAATATACTCCCGCTGATCGAGGAGCTGGTCACCTACACCAAGAATTTGCTGGGTGGTAATCACATGAAGTTCTATGCGACAGGAAGCGGCGCGGCGGACTTCTCCTCCAACAACATGGAGTCGCTGGAAAATGCCATCACCCGCATCGGCCAGGAACTGCGCGACCAGTATATGCTCACCTACCGCCCCAATAATCTCGACAAGCCCAGCTTCCACCACATCCTGGTCCAGGCCGCCCGGCCCGGCGAGAAGCTCAACGTGCGCACCCGCCCCGGCTACATGTACACCCGCGGCGGCAAGGGCGCGGCGGCACCGCCCCCCCCCAGCAACGTCCGTTAG
- a CDS encoding serine hydrolase, whose amino-acid sequence MSEFPAGPPFQSMRPGADAAPALAKPVRILRQAVIEGVFPGASAAIGYRGEITLIQAGRQTYDENSPPVGADTIYDCASLTKVVATTALAMLLVDDGVLHLDNPIARYLPEFLEQDITETEVDMRKRVTVRHLLAHSSGLPAYEKFFLRGRQREHVLAEALALPLEAAPGTRTVYSDVGFILLGALLEWAASCDSHVDGVLSRCPREIFSPLGMTSTFFNPLRELLPRIAPTEIDNDFRHRLIHGEVHDENAWVMGGVAGHAGLFSTAPDLAVFCQMMLQEGMWKGTQIIKAETIREFTRSQPGSPAGPSGDGAPRGLGWDKPSAPSSSGKYFSPAAYGHLGFTGTSLWIDPEKQLFVVLLTNRVHPTRTNEAIRVFRPAFHDAVVEALGL is encoded by the coding sequence ATGAGCGAATTTCCCGCCGGCCCTCCTTTCCAGTCCATGCGCCCAGGCGCTGATGCTGCGCCAGCGCTCGCCAAGCCGGTTCGCATTTTGCGGCAGGCCGTGATCGAGGGCGTGTTTCCGGGCGCGTCGGCGGCCATTGGGTATCGTGGGGAGATAACGCTCATTCAGGCGGGGCGGCAGACTTACGATGAAAATTCGCCGCCCGTGGGCGCGGACACAATTTATGACTGCGCTTCGCTCACCAAGGTAGTCGCCACCACCGCGCTGGCCATGCTGCTGGTGGACGATGGCGTACTTCATTTGGATAATCCCATCGCGCGCTATCTGCCTGAGTTTCTGGAGCAGGACATCACGGAAACAGAAGTTGACATGCGGAAGCGCGTGACGGTGCGTCATCTGCTGGCGCACAGCTCCGGCTTGCCCGCCTACGAGAAGTTTTTTCTGCGCGGGCGGCAGCGCGAACACGTGCTGGCCGAGGCACTCGCCCTTCCGCTGGAGGCCGCGCCGGGAACGCGCACGGTCTATAGCGATGTGGGATTCATTCTGCTGGGGGCGTTGCTGGAGTGGGCGGCGTCCTGCGACTCGCATGTGGATGGGGTGTTGTCTCGCTGCCCTCGGGAAATTTTCTCGCCATTGGGCATGACCAGTACGTTCTTCAATCCGCTCCGCGAACTGTTGCCGCGCATCGCACCCACGGAGATTGATAACGATTTCCGGCACCGCCTGATTCACGGCGAAGTCCATGACGAGAACGCCTGGGTGATGGGCGGAGTCGCGGGCCACGCGGGATTGTTCTCGACCGCGCCGGACTTGGCGGTGTTCTGTCAGATGATGTTGCAGGAAGGAATGTGGAAGGGAACGCAGATCATCAAAGCGGAGACGATCCGCGAGTTCACGCGCAGCCAGCCCGGCAGCCCCGCTGGCCCTTCCGGTGACGGCGCGCCGCGCGGACTCGGTTGGGACAAGCCCAGCGCGCCGTCGTCATCTGGGAAATACTTCTCGCCCGCCGCCTACGGCCATTTGGGATTCACCGGCACGTCGCTGTGGATTGACCCGGAGAAGCAACTCTTCGTCGTGCTGCTCACCAACCGCGTCCACCCCACGCGCACGAATGAAGCCATCCGCGTGTTCCGCCCCGCCTTCCACGACGCCGTCGTCGAAGCCCTCGGCCTCTAA
- a CDS encoding photosynthetic reaction center cytochrome c subunit — MSKKNLRLAAVGIVMLAGLIAGYVESAMAQGKMAEEVYKNIQALKGVPAEQVPITMQYFTMALGVTCGNCHVSGANEKDDKEDKVMARKMISMVLDINKGHFAGRGAISCYTCHRGNRAPVGTPVPSEAARPTTVTAVPEGVTADQLLAKFVASMGGDAAIAKITSKSAKGMREDAANSPAPIEMYSSYPDKGALVVHMVGADDITGYDGDAGWTANPSRGVRDMIAQDTQGTKLEDPIYLAANAKKLYTAWRVGRPEKIGDREAYVLNGTAPGRAPVRLYVDPQAGTLLRLIRYVETPVGRLPTQLDYSDYRDVTGVKVAHKIASIRPQARNTITLTDVQLNTPVDAAKFAKPANPPAR; from the coding sequence ATGAGCAAGAAGAATCTTAGATTGGCGGCAGTGGGCATCGTAATGCTGGCGGGACTTATTGCGGGATATGTCGAGTCCGCGATGGCGCAGGGCAAGATGGCCGAGGAAGTTTACAAGAACATTCAAGCGCTGAAGGGTGTGCCGGCCGAGCAGGTGCCCATCACCATGCAGTACTTCACCATGGCGCTGGGCGTTACCTGCGGCAACTGCCACGTGTCGGGGGCCAACGAAAAGGACGACAAGGAAGATAAGGTGATGGCACGGAAAATGATCAGCATGGTCCTCGACATCAATAAGGGCCACTTCGCTGGACGCGGCGCCATCTCCTGCTACACCTGCCATCGCGGCAACCGCGCGCCCGTGGGCACTCCCGTGCCGTCGGAGGCCGCACGGCCCACCACCGTGACTGCCGTGCCGGAAGGCGTTACCGCCGACCAATTGCTGGCGAAGTTCGTCGCATCCATGGGCGGCGATGCCGCCATCGCCAAGATAACCAGCAAGTCCGCCAAGGGCATGCGCGAGGACGCCGCCAATTCCCCGGCGCCTATCGAGATGTACTCGAGCTACCCGGACAAGGGCGCGCTGGTGGTGCACATGGTCGGCGCGGATGACATCACCGGCTACGACGGCGACGCGGGCTGGACGGCGAATCCTTCGCGCGGCGTGCGCGACATGATCGCGCAGGATACCCAAGGCACCAAGCTCGAAGACCCCATCTATCTTGCCGCCAACGCCAAGAAACTCTACACGGCGTGGCGCGTGGGCCGTCCGGAAAAAATCGGCGACCGCGAGGCGTATGTGCTGAACGGGACTGCTCCAGGCCGCGCGCCGGTGCGCCTCTACGTTGATCCGCAGGCAGGCACGCTGCTGCGCCTGATCCGCTACGTGGAGACGCCGGTGGGTCGCCTGCCCACGCAACTCGATTACAGCGACTACCGCGACGTGACGGGAGTAAAGGTCGCACACAAGATCGCCTCCATCCGCCCACAGGCGCGCAACACCATCACGCTGACTGATGTGCAGTTGAACACTCCAGTGGACGCGGCAAAATTCGCCAAGCCCGCCAACCCGCCGGCGCGCTAG
- a CDS encoding cytochrome C, with protein sequence MVKISLQWGVALSLALALAVLAPGAMAQDLPDGPGKAEVETQCSTCHNLNRVVNHKDSLEGWQALVDQMVGMGAMFTDDDKTVIATYLASNFPDKAPEKAPEPAAAPAADAAPQAQRAPASAPAAPAGANAAALDVKLPEGVARAFIEESCVQCHALSRIARAGNTRVEWERIVEGMIRLGSPLAANKAPMVVDYLAAAFPNKSPKPKLLPGSVEISIKEWQVPTPGSRPHDPLVTPDGMAWYTGQRANVLGRFDPKTEKFTEFPLPEKHGPHGLINDKEGNIWYTANSAAAIGKLDPKTGKVTEYKMPDPKARDPHTPIFTPDGNLFFSLQGANMVGRLNPKTGEVKLVSFPTPRSNPYGMVVDSKGTPWVCEFGGNRLASIDPVTMELKEYSLPAEGARPRRIAITSDDAIWFADYARGYLGRFDTKTHTTKEWASPSGPESQPYGIEAIKDVIWYNESGVEPNTVVRFDPKSEKFQTWIIPSGGGVVRNMSHTADGKDLWMATSGVNGIARVTIGQ encoded by the coding sequence ATGGTGAAAATCTCTTTGCAGTGGGGCGTAGCTTTAAGTTTGGCCCTGGCGTTGGCGGTGCTGGCTCCGGGCGCGATGGCGCAGGACTTGCCCGACGGGCCGGGCAAGGCCGAGGTGGAGACGCAATGCTCCACTTGCCACAATCTGAATCGCGTGGTGAATCACAAGGATTCGCTGGAAGGCTGGCAAGCTCTGGTGGACCAGATGGTCGGCATGGGCGCCATGTTCACTGACGATGACAAAACAGTGATCGCAACTTATCTCGCCAGCAATTTCCCAGACAAGGCTCCCGAAAAGGCTCCCGAGCCGGCGGCGGCTCCGGCTGCCGATGCGGCGCCACAGGCCCAGCGTGCTCCGGCGAGCGCCCCGGCTGCCCCCGCGGGCGCCAATGCCGCGGCCCTAGACGTGAAGCTGCCGGAGGGCGTGGCGCGGGCATTCATCGAAGAATCCTGCGTGCAGTGCCACGCGCTGTCGCGCATCGCGCGCGCCGGCAACACGCGCGTCGAGTGGGAGCGCATCGTCGAGGGCATGATCCGGCTCGGCTCGCCGCTGGCCGCCAACAAAGCTCCCATGGTGGTGGACTATCTGGCCGCGGCGTTTCCCAACAAGTCGCCCAAGCCGAAGTTGCTTCCCGGCAGCGTCGAGATCAGCATCAAGGAGTGGCAGGTGCCCACGCCGGGTTCGCGTCCGCACGACCCGCTGGTGACGCCGGATGGCATGGCCTGGTACACCGGCCAGCGCGCCAACGTGCTGGGGCGCTTCGATCCCAAGACCGAGAAGTTCACGGAATTTCCTCTGCCCGAGAAACACGGCCCGCACGGGCTGATCAACGACAAGGAAGGCAACATCTGGTACACGGCGAACTCGGCGGCGGCCATCGGCAAACTCGATCCCAAGACGGGTAAGGTAACCGAATACAAGATGCCCGACCCCAAGGCGCGCGATCCGCACACGCCGATCTTCACGCCGGACGGCAATCTGTTTTTCTCGTTGCAGGGCGCCAACATGGTGGGTCGCCTCAATCCGAAAACCGGTGAAGTGAAACTGGTTTCCTTTCCCACGCCGCGCTCCAATCCTTATGGGATGGTAGTGGATTCGAAGGGCACGCCGTGGGTCTGCGAGTTTGGCGGGAACCGGCTGGCCAGCATTGATCCGGTGACGATGGAGCTGAAGGAATATTCCCTGCCCGCCGAGGGCGCGCGGCCGCGGCGCATCGCCATCACCAGCGATGACGCCATCTGGTTCGCCGATTACGCGCGCGGCTACTTGGGCCGGTTTGACACGAAGACGCACACCACCAAAGAGTGGGCGTCGCCGAGTGGGCCGGAGTCGCAGCCTTACGGCATCGAGGCGATTAAGGACGTCATCTGGTACAACGAAAGCGGTGTGGAGCCGAACACGGTGGTGCGCTTTGATCCCAAGTCGGAAAAGTTCCAGACCTGGATCATTCCATCCGGCGGCGGCGTGGTGCGCAACATGAGCCACACCGCCGACGGCAAAGACCTGTGGATGGCCACCAGCGGAGTTAACGGCATCGCACGCGTTACCATTGGACAGTAG